The region TACCTGGGCCTGGATCTCTTTCTCGGCCAGCTCCCCATCATGCTCTTCTCGCTCTTCGGCGGTGTCTTTGCAGACCGCCTCGATCGAAAGAAGATGCTGCTCTCCTCGCAGTACATTCAGATGGTCTGCGCATTTGTGCTGGCCACGCTCTTCGCCACCCACACGGTGCATGTCTGGCATATCCTTACGCTTTCCTTCCTGGTGGGCGTCGGCCAGTCCTTCGGAGGCCCGGCTTATTCAGCCCTGCTCCCCACCCTGGTCGCGCAAGAGGATCTGGCCAACGCCATCTCTATGAACTCCATCCAGTTCAACCTGGCGCGCATCATCGGACCAACCCTCGGCGGACTCGCCTACACCGTCTTCGGCGCGACCTGGTGCTTCGCCTTGAATGGGGTCTCCTATGTCGCCGTCATCCTCTCGCTTCTGCTCATCAAGGTCCATTTCACCGCGCCCAAGACCCAGATCTCCGTCATGAAGAGCATGAAGGAAGGCATCACCTTCATCCGGGAGCGCGAAGGCTTGACCCCTCTGGTCGTGCTCGCGTTCTGCACGACGCTCTTCGGCTTTTCGCTGACCGGCTTTCTCCCCGTCATTGTGCGGACGGTCTTTCACCGCGGCCCCGGAACCTATGAGCTGCTGTTGATCTTCTCCGGCGCCGGCTCCATCTGCGGAGCCCTGATGGTCGCGGCGATGGAGAAATTTAAAGGCCAGGGACGTCTGGCCGTGCTTGCCCTGATCGTTCTCGGCAGCGCAACCTCCGCCTTCTCGATCTCCCGTTCGTTCCCACTCTCCTGTGCGCTCATCTTCCTCGCCGGTATGGCCGTCATGGCCTCAGCGTCGCTGATGCTGTCGCTCGTCCAGGTCATCGTGGTCGATTCCATGCGTGGCAGGGTTATGAGCGTCTATAACCTAGCCTTCCGCGCCGGAATCCCGCTCGGCGCACTGGTCCTCGGTAAGCTCATCCCCTTCATCGGCGTTACTACGGCCGTCGCCAGCTTCGGCCTGGCGCTCATCATCGTCGCAGGCTATTTCCTGCTGGTCATGAGGAAGACCCCCACCTTCCGCAGACAGCCGCACACCGGTCTCTCGACGCAATAAGACACGCGGCACCAAACGAAAAGGCCAGCCGATTAGGGCTGGCCTTTCG is a window of Granulicella tundricola MP5ACTX9 DNA encoding:
- a CDS encoding MFS transporter — translated: MIEREPPNRVSDSQPFLKRIFRAFRYRDFRIMWLGACVSTIGTFVQQFAQSWLVYDLTKDPFYLGLDLFLGQLPIMLFSLFGGVFADRLDRKKMLLSSQYIQMVCAFVLATLFATHTVHVWHILTLSFLVGVGQSFGGPAYSALLPTLVAQEDLANAISMNSIQFNLARIIGPTLGGLAYTVFGATWCFALNGVSYVAVILSLLLIKVHFTAPKTQISVMKSMKEGITFIREREGLTPLVVLAFCTTLFGFSLTGFLPVIVRTVFHRGPGTYELLLIFSGAGSICGALMVAAMEKFKGQGRLAVLALIVLGSATSAFSISRSFPLSCALIFLAGMAVMASASLMLSLVQVIVVDSMRGRVMSVYNLAFRAGIPLGALVLGKLIPFIGVTTAVASFGLALIIVAGYFLLVMRKTPTFRRQPHTGLSTQ